GTTCCATATATGAATCCGTCCCTTGAAACAAGATAAATTAAGTCAGTAGGTCTTAAAATAAGCTTCCATATATCCGGCCTATGCTCGAGGAGGCTTTATACTTTTTCCTACTGGCCATGATGAGTTTCACTAATTCTTTCCATATCAGGTGCGCGGCATCTTAACGTGCCCTGGAACGCTACTGGTTTAAAGAACCTATCTTGTATCTAATTTTACATCAATAATATGCTTTTAATTCCTTATGCTAATTTATATTCAGTATTATTTCTCATTACACTAAAAGCTATTCTTGCTAGTTTATTTGCTAGAGCGACGCATGCTTTATTGTGTCCGCGTCGCTCTTTTACCGATTGTGCCCATTTCGATAACTTGTCGTCATATCTCGCTGACCAATGTAGGGCTATTCTAGCACCATGAACTAGTAGAGATCTAATATAGCTATCACCACGCTTGCTTATTCCTAGAAAAACATCCTTACCTCCGGAGGAATGTTGTCTCGGTGTTAGACCAAGCCATGCAGCAAACTCTCTACCATTATTAAACTCTTTTATATCAATTGAAGATAAGATACTTGCTGTTAGCTTACCAATTCCTTTGACTGTTAGAAGCCTTTTACAAGTGGGACTCTCTTCAGTGTGTTTTTCAATTCTTAAATCATAATTCTCAATTTTAATTTTTATGAACTCATATTCTTCGTAAAGTTCCTGTAGAGTTTCTTTAAATGAGTTTGTTAAATTATTTTCTTTCATAATTTTTGGCATATATTTATTAAAGTTCCGTACTGCTTTTGGAATAAATATTCCGTACTCCATTAGTAGACCTCTCATTTCG
The Halobacteriovorax vibrionivorans genome window above contains:
- a CDS encoding IS110 family RNA-guided transposase is translated as MKNVSVLGIDLAKNIFQLHGVNSNGDTVIKRKVKRSQLIAYIQKLPNCLIGIEACGASHYWAREFKKLGHEVKMMPPQYVKPYVKTNKTDAADAEAICEAVTRKNMRFVPDKSIASQDIQSMHRARKRLVRNKTSLVNEMRGLLMEYGIFIPKAVRNFNKYMPKIMKENNLTNSFKETLQELYEEYEFIKIKIENYDLRIEKHTEESPTCKRLLTVKGIGKLTASILSSIDIKEFNNGREFAAWLGLTPRQHSSGGKDVFLGISKRGDSYIRSLLVHGARIALHWSARYDDKLSKWAQSVKERRGHNKACVALANKLARIAFSVMRNNTEYKLA